The proteins below come from a single Tissierella sp. MB52-C2 genomic window:
- a CDS encoding zinc-binding dehydrogenase, with protein MKKGCPYGTHRVIEPKGVLPQPALKIDNDMEIYDNEILIDVQTLNVDSASFTQIKEQANGDIEEIKKIMKGIVAHRGKHQNPVTGSGGMLIGTVEKIGPALEGKTDLKVGDKIATLVSLSLTPLHIDEIKEVRVEKDQVDIVGKAILFESGIYAVLPSDMPENLVLSILDVAGAPAQTAKLVKPSDTVVMIGGTGKAGMLCLYEAKKRAGVTGKVIAVDINDEALKRVKDANLADITIKANAQDAVEMMQKIGEATDGKMADIVINIVNVPNTEMSSILITKDEGTVYFFSMATSFTKAALGAEGVGKDVTMVMGNGYTKGHAEITLDIMRESKELRKIFTDLYA; from the coding sequence ATGAAGAAAGGATGTCCATACGGCACTCATAGAGTTATTGAACCAAAGGGAGTTTTACCACAACCAGCATTAAAAATTGACAACGACATGGAGATTTATGACAACGAAATACTTATAGACGTTCAAACATTGAACGTGGACTCAGCAAGCTTTACACAGATAAAAGAACAGGCCAATGGTGACATAGAAGAAATCAAGAAGATAATGAAAGGCATAGTAGCCCATAGAGGAAAACATCAAAATCCAGTTACAGGATCAGGTGGAATGTTAATAGGTACAGTAGAAAAAATAGGACCAGCATTAGAAGGAAAAACAGACCTTAAAGTAGGAGATAAAATTGCTACACTAGTATCATTATCTTTAACACCACTACATATAGACGAAATTAAAGAAGTAAGAGTGGAAAAAGACCAAGTTGATATAGTAGGTAAGGCAATATTATTTGAATCAGGAATCTATGCAGTTCTTCCATCAGATATGCCAGAAAACTTAGTATTATCAATACTAGACGTAGCTGGAGCACCGGCTCAAACAGCTAAGTTAGTTAAACCTAGTGATACAGTAGTAATGATAGGCGGAACTGGTAAAGCAGGTATGCTTTGTCTATATGAAGCAAAGAAAAGAGCAGGAGTAACAGGTAAAGTTATTGCTGTAGATATTAATGATGAAGCATTAAAGAGAGTAAAAGATGCTAATTTAGCAGATATAACAATTAAAGCAAATGCTCAAGATGCAGTAGAAATGATGCAAAAAATTGGAGAGGCCACAGATGGTAAAATGGCTGATATAGTAATCAATATTGTAAACGTTCCAAATACAGAAATGTCATCTATACTAATTACAAAAGATGAAGGAACAGTTTATTTCTTTAGTATGGCAACAAGTTTTACAAAAGCAGCCTTAGGGGCAGAAGGAGTAGGAAAAGACGTAACAATGGTAATGGGAAATGGATATACAAAAGGACATGCAGAAATAACTTTAGATATAATGAGAGAATCAAAGGAATTAAGAAAAATATTTACAGATCTGTATGCGTAG
- a CDS encoding sigma 54-interacting transcriptional regulator, which translates to MKDLFFRENVLEILDYLEEGLHIIDKNGIIVYYNKFAQGIDGIEREKVIGRHLLEVYPSLTNETSTLLTVIRTGESMYKKEQTFINYKGEKITTINTSIPIKSKNKIIGALEISKDITTVRQMSEKIVELQDKLYNKKQKSSTKKTNESAEYTLLDIIGEDKEILRLKSLVLKAGESDISVLVSGDTGTGKELFVHSIHNVSHRKTKPFITQNCAALPENLLEGILFGTIKGGFTGAEDRPGLFELAHGGTLFLDEINSMPLELQSKLLRVLQDGNIRRVGATNTTKVDVRIIAATNIPPEEAVEKRQIRKDLYYRLNVLSLEIPPLKERKGDIPILVNHFINKFNERFGKKVENISEEVLNIFNNYGWDGNVRELEHLIEGIISISDIKTIKVEDLPYKFKKYKKETINDLSLTEILETTEKEIIKEALMKVDNNITKAAEILGIPRQTLQYRLQKLNLKL; encoded by the coding sequence ATGAAGGATCTATTTTTTAGAGAAAATGTATTGGAGATATTAGACTACTTAGAGGAAGGATTACATATTATAGATAAAAACGGGATAATAGTATATTATAATAAATTTGCTCAAGGAATAGATGGTATAGAAAGAGAAAAAGTCATAGGAAGACATTTACTTGAAGTATATCCGTCTCTAACTAATGAAACCAGTACTTTACTTACGGTGATTCGTACTGGAGAATCTATGTACAAAAAGGAGCAAACTTTTATCAATTACAAAGGAGAGAAAATCACTACTATAAATACGTCTATACCAATTAAATCCAAGAATAAAATAATAGGCGCCTTAGAAATATCTAAGGATATAACCACAGTTAGACAGATGTCAGAAAAAATAGTAGAACTTCAAGATAAGCTATATAATAAGAAACAGAAATCTTCCACAAAGAAAACAAATGAATCAGCAGAATATACATTATTAGATATTATAGGGGAAGATAAAGAAATTTTAAGGTTAAAATCTCTTGTACTAAAGGCTGGAGAATCGGATATATCAGTATTAGTATCGGGAGACACAGGAACAGGAAAAGAATTATTTGTTCATTCCATACACAATGTAAGCCATAGGAAAACTAAGCCTTTTATTACACAAAACTGTGCAGCATTACCTGAAAACCTTCTAGAGGGAATCTTATTTGGAACTATAAAAGGTGGATTTACAGGTGCAGAAGATAGACCGGGATTATTTGAATTAGCCCATGGGGGAACACTTTTCCTAGATGAGATTAATTCCATGCCCCTAGAGCTTCAATCAAAGCTATTAAGAGTATTACAAGATGGAAATATAAGACGGGTTGGAGCTACAAATACTACAAAAGTTGATGTTAGAATAATAGCAGCAACTAATATTCCACCGGAAGAGGCTGTAGAGAAAAGACAAATAAGGAAAGACCTATATTATAGATTAAATGTGTTATCCCTTGAAATTCCGCCATTAAAGGAGAGAAAGGGAGATATCCCAATTTTAGTAAACCATTTTATAAATAAGTTTAATGAAAGGTTTGGAAAAAAAGTAGAAAATATATCTGAAGAAGTTTTAAATATATTTAATAATTATGGCTGGGATGGAAATGTACGAGAACTAGAACATTTAATAGAAGGCATAATTAGCATATCTGATATAAAGACCATAAAAGTAGAAGACCTACCATATAAATTCAAGAAATATAAAAAAGAAACAATAAATGACCTATCACTTACAGAAATCCTAGAAACCACAGAAAAAGAAATAATAAAAGAAGCCTTAATGAAAGTAGACAACAATATAACTAAAGCAGCAGAGATACTTGGAATTCCAAGACAGACCTTACAATATCGATTACAGAAATTAAATCTAAAACTCTAA